A stretch of Brassica napus cultivar Da-Ae chromosome C6, Da-Ae, whole genome shotgun sequence DNA encodes these proteins:
- the LOC106430744 gene encoding pre-mRNA-splicing factor CWC22 homolog, translated as MGRHDSSSDEEERARRRRRDRSPDVRRSRMETEEVGRRVRVSDDDDDLKSSRRDLEIGRVADVKGRERSRGDKARADSSSDEESARGSRKNRREVDSDSDDGRERRVSKGRSKGRVRADTSSDEEEDEKHLSKVAEDRGLEDEDGDLKGNKKETRQVEDDYERRGSRRSPKGREKHDRERGHRGSRVIADKPSDDEEDDRQKSRRGGRESQRRRRDHLASDDDEEGEIRSGGRGKERTDRGNESRLKRDRRERDWSDGHRRDRHRRDDGGRDEKERRHNDRYDDSQRDKLRKEEKIEVAKPKLAELNPSDSNAVALGKTGGVYIPPFKLARMMKEVEDKSSVEYQRLTWDALRKSINGLVNKVNASNIKNIIPELFAENLIRGRGLFCRSCMKSQMASPGFTDVFAALVAVINAKFPEVAELLLKRVVLQLKRAYKRNDKPQLLAAVKFIAHLVNQQVAEELIALELVSVLLEIPTDDSVEVAVGFVTECGAMLQDVTPKGLHGIFERFRGILHEGDIDKRVQYLIEGLFAIRKAKFQGHPAVRPELDLVEEKYSHDLSIDDEVNPETSLDVFKPDPDFVENEKKYEALKKELLGEDESEDEDGSDASSDDNDEEEDESDEEDEEQMRIRDETETNLVNLRRTIYLTIMSSVDFEEAGHKLLKIKLEPGQEMELCIMLLECCSQERTYLRYYGLLGQRFCMINKIHQENFEKCFVQQYSMIHRLETNKLRNVAKFFAHLLGTDALPWHVLAYIRLTEEDTTSSSRIFIKILFQELSEHLGIRLLNERLQDPTMQESLESIFPKDNPKNTRFAINFFTSIGLGGITENLREYLKNMPRLIMQQQKQVAESESESSSGSDSSSSESESESSSSSSDESDREKKRKRRRS; from the exons ATGGGTAGGCACGATAGTTCATCCGATGAAGAGGAGAGAgcgagaaggagaagaagagacagAAGCCCAGATGTTAGGCGCTCGAGGATGGAGACGGAAGAGGTTGGTCGTCgtgttagggtttctgatgaCGATGATGACCTTAAGAGCTCGCGAAGAGATCTCGAGATTGGTCGCGTTGCAGATGtgaaaggaagagagagaagcCGTGGAGATAAGGCGAGAGCAGATAGCTCTTCTGATGAGGAATCAGCTAGGGGGTCTAGAAAGAATCGTAGAGAAGTAGACTCTGATTCTGATGATGGTCGTGAGAGGAGGGTGAGTAAAGGAAGAAGTAAGGGTAGAGTTAGAGCTGACACTTCttctgatgaagaagaagatgagaagcATCTTTCTAAGGTTGCTGAAGATAGAGGTTTGGAAGACGAAGATGGTGATTTGAAGGGAAATAAGAAGGAAACCAGACAGGTTGAGGATGATTATGAAAGGAGAGGAAGCAGGAGAAGTCCCAAAGGCAGGGAGAAGCACGATAGAGAGAGAGGTCATAGGGGTAGTAGGGTCATAGCTGATAAGCCTtctgatgatgaagaggatgataGGCAAAAGAGCAGGAGAGGTGGGCGAGAAAGCCAGAGGAGGCGTAGAGATCATCTAGCATCTGATGACGATGAGGAAGGTGAGATTAGGAGCGGGGGAAGAGGAAAAGAGAGGACTGATAGAGGTAATGAAAGTCGCTTAAAGAGGGatcggagagagagagactggtCTGATGGGCATCGCAGGGATAGGCATCGGAGGGACGATGGAGGTAGAGATGAGAAGGAGAGGCGACACAATGATAGATATGATGACAGTCAAAGAGACAAGCTgagaaaggaagagaagatTGAAGTTGCAAAGCCCAAGTTGGCAGAACTCAATCCGTCTGATAGCAATGCTGTGGCTTTGGGAAAAACTGGCGGGGTTTATATTCCTCCGTTCAAGCTGGCACGCATGATGAAGGAGGTGGAAGACAAGAGCAGTGTAGAGTATCAACGTCTTACTTGGGACGCTCTCCGTAAAAGTATTAACGGGCTGGTCAATAAGGTTAATGCAAGCAACATCAAGAACATAATCCCTGAACTGTTTGCTGAAAACCTCATCAGAGGGAGGGGACTTTTCTGCCGTTCGTGTATGAAGTCCCAAATGGCGTCTCCTGGATTCACGGATGTCTTTGCAGCTTTGGTCGCTGTAATTAACGCCAAATTTCCTGAAGTTGCTGAACTTCTACTGAAGAGGGTCGTGTTGCAGCTAAAGAGAGCGTACAAGCGTAATGACAag CCTCAGTTGCTCGCTGCCGTGAAATTCATAGCACATCTAGTAAACCAGCAAGTCGCCGAGGAGCTCATTGCCCTTGAATTAGTCAGTGTACTTCTGGAGATCCCGACTGATGATAGTGTCGAGGTGGCTGTTGGATTTGTCACAGAGTGTGGTGCGATGCTTCAGGACGTTACCCCAAAAGGATTGCACG GGATCTTTGAGCGGTTTCGTGGTATTCTCCACGAGGGAGATATCGATAAGAGAGTCCAGTATTTGATTGAAGGGCTCTTTGCTATTAGGAAAGCGAAGTTTcag GGACACCCGGCAGTTCGTCCGGAGCTAGATCTTGTGGAAGAAAAATATTCGCATGATCTATCTATTGATGATGAAGTAAATCCTGAAACCTCTCTGG ATGTTTTCAAACCTGATCCTGACTTCGTTGAGAACGAAAAGAAATACGAGGCGCTGAAGAAGGAGTTACTTGGTGAGGATGAGTCTGAGGATGAAGATGGCTCTGATGCTAGTTCAGATGATAAtgatgaggaggaagatgagtctgatgaagaagatgaagaacaaatGAGGATAAGAGATGAGACAGAGACCAATCTTGTTAACCTTAGGAGGACAATATACTTGACCATAATGTCCAGCGTTGATTTTGAGGAAGCAGGTCACAAGTTACTTAAAATTAAACTTGAACCAGGTCAAGAG ATGGAACTATGCATAATGCTCCTGGAATGTTGCTCTCAGGAGAGAACATATCTGCGCTACTACGGTTTGCTGGGTCAGCGTTTCTGTATGATCAACAAAATTCATCAAGAGAATTTTGAGAAATGTTTTGTTCAGCAGTACTCCATGATCCACCGACTTGAGACGAACAAGCTGCGTAATGTGGCCAAGTTTTTCGCCCATTTACTGGGCACAGATGCACTCCCCTGGCATGTGCTTGCCTACATTCGGCTGACTGAGGAGGACACAACTTCTTCGTCCCGTATCTTCATTAAGATCCTTTTCCAG GAATTGTCAGAACACTTGGGGATTAGGCTGCTTAATGAGAGGCTTCAGGATCCAACAATGCAGGAATCACTTGAGTCCATTTTCCCTAAAGATAACCCAAAGAACACGAGGTTTGCGATCAACTTCTTTACCTCAATTGGTCTTGGAGGCATCACAGAGAATCTCAGAGAGTACCTGAAGAACATGCCACGCCTCATCATGCAACAACAGAAGCAAGTTGCggaatcagaatcagaatcatCGTCTGGCTCCGACAGTTCTAGTTCCGAGTCTGAATCTGAGTCGTCTTCTTCTAGTTCGGATGAAAGCGacagagagaagaagaggaagcgaAGAAGATCTTAA